Proteins encoded within one genomic window of Natator depressus isolate rNatDep1 chromosome 1, rNatDep2.hap1, whole genome shotgun sequence:
- the TMEM140 gene encoding transmembrane protein 140: MGLLQQKTGACRLYWTMLLLAGGSFFLMLYALMWNAGNIINLPHKRIGFYNFCLWNQMAGELQCLEFKDLMDMGVGQVELVLARLCVYTVQVLCSFSPFLIIQAQCANTREAWEVTLVVLGLSAALLAGGLSLFLLQTWVWLHLSELSGGFMALAVAQALLLLQLFAAAVYITRFKEVPEKGSPSPEKQAPALQV; this comes from the coding sequence ATGGGTCTGTTGCAGCAGAAAACTGGGGCGTGCCGGCTCTATTGGACTATGCTCCTCCTGGCTGGAGGGTCCTTTTTCTTGATGCTGTATGCCCTGATGTGGAATGCTGGAAACATCATCAACCTGCCCCACAAAAGAATCGGCTTCTACAACTTCTGCCTGTGGAACCAGATGGCTGGAGAGCTGCAGTGCCTAGAATTCAAGGACCTGATGGACATGGGGGTTGGCCAGGTTGAGCTAGTGCTGGCAAGGCTCTGTGTATACACTGTCCAGGTCCTCTGTAGCTTCTCCCCCTTTTTAATCATACAGGCCCAATGTGCAAACACCAGAGAGGCCTGGGAAGTGACCCTTGTGGTGCTGGGCCTCTCAGCTGCGCTTCTGGCTGGTGGCCTCAGCTTGTTTCTGCTCCAGACCTGGGTTTGGCTTCACCTCTCTGAACTCAGTGGGGGTTTCATGGCGCTAGCTGTGGctcaggccctgctgctgctccagctttttgctgctgctgtgtacatcACGAGGTTCAAGGAGGTTCCTGAAAAGGGAAGCCCTTCCCCTGAGAAGCAGGCCCCAGCCTTGcaggtctga